In Thermus tengchongensis, a single genomic region encodes these proteins:
- a CDS encoding lysophospholipid acyltransferase family protein, with amino-acid sequence MRLSPERPFARLLKTLVEGMLQASLRRSLRGVYLRGEVPPGPLVLAMNHHSYFDGHLVWFLARRARRPASLLVAEENLRAFPILALAGALEAGRVREALRRLARGEWVAVFPEGAMRYPGPLGPLRPGASWLARKAGVPLLPVACRVALRGFEHPEAFLWAGEPLPPEGDLEGALGELLARLDRLLAQTHPREVPEGFREAFRGRRSLEERVRPLVEAVRRL; translated from the coding sequence ATGAGGCTTAGCCCGGAACGCCCCTTTGCCCGCCTGCTCAAGACCCTGGTGGAAGGGATGCTCCAGGCCTCCTTGAGGCGGAGCCTCAGGGGGGTCTATCTGCGGGGAGAGGTGCCGCCCGGTCCCCTGGTCCTGGCCATGAACCACCACAGCTACTTCGACGGCCACCTGGTCTGGTTCCTGGCCCGGCGGGCCCGGAGACCCGCAAGCCTCTTGGTGGCAGAGGAGAACCTCCGGGCCTTCCCCATTCTGGCCCTGGCGGGGGCCCTCGAGGCGGGGCGGGTGCGGGAGGCCCTAAGGCGCCTGGCCAGGGGCGAGTGGGTGGCGGTCTTCCCCGAAGGGGCCATGCGCTACCCCGGCCCCCTGGGCCCCTTGCGCCCTGGGGCCTCCTGGCTGGCCCGCAAGGCCGGGGTGCCCCTCCTCCCCGTGGCCTGCCGGGTGGCCTTGCGGGGCTTCGAGCACCCCGAGGCCTTCCTGTGGGCAGGAGAACCCCTCCCCCCCGAGGGGGACCTGGAGGGGGCCTTGGGGGAGCTCCTTGCCCGGCTAGACCGCCTCCTGGCCCAAACCCACCCCCGGGAGGTGCCAGAAGGCTTCCGGGAAGCCTTTCGGGGGCGGCGGAGCCTGGAGGAGCGGGTGCGGCCCCTGGTGGAGGCCGTGAGGCGGCTATGA
- the crtI gene encoding phytoene desaturase family protein, giving the protein MRAIVIGSGVGGLSAAIRLAAMGLEVLVLEKLDGPGGRARVHRAEGFTFDMGPTVITVPQFLEDLFATRPGEPRLYPDFPEEEGLRHTSQYVQIVPLDPFYRIHFPDGTHFDYNNDREHLLSEIRRLAPEDLEGYLRFERDARAIFQRGFLELGFTHFGSLWDLLRVAPDLLRLDAVRPLFSFVKKYFQNPKMRRVFSFESLLIGGNPLSVPAIYAMIHFVERNWGVHFAMGGTGALVRGLVRKLEELGGRIRYEAPVRRILTRKGKVVGVVLESGERLDAEVVVSNADYVHTYGELLAPEDRFWHGDWRLKRTRLSMSLFVAYFGFRARGDEGERLRHHNVLLSERYEGLLKDIFHRKVLPEDFAHYLHLPTLTDPSLAPPGHHAAYTLVPVPHNGSGLDWREIGPRYLEKALRYLDEAGYLPGLMDRLVYTHFVTPDYFQWTLNSHLGNAFGPEPVLWQTASFRPHNRSEDVRGLYLVGQSYQPGAGLPSVMMSAKMTARLIAQDLGLERAPRALLEARA; this is encoded by the coding sequence ATGCGGGCCATCGTCATCGGAAGCGGCGTGGGGGGGCTTTCCGCCGCCATACGCCTGGCGGCCATGGGCCTCGAGGTCCTGGTCCTGGAGAAGCTGGACGGGCCCGGGGGCAGGGCCCGGGTGCACCGGGCCGAGGGCTTCACCTTCGACATGGGGCCCACGGTGATCACCGTGCCCCAGTTCCTGGAGGACCTCTTCGCCACCCGTCCCGGGGAGCCTAGGCTCTACCCCGACTTCCCGGAGGAGGAGGGCCTCCGGCACACCTCCCAGTACGTGCAGATCGTGCCCCTGGACCCCTTCTACCGCATCCACTTCCCCGACGGCACCCACTTCGACTACAACAACGACCGGGAACACCTCCTTTCCGAGATCCGCCGCCTGGCCCCGGAGGACCTCGAGGGCTACCTCCGCTTCGAACGGGATGCCCGGGCCATCTTCCAGCGGGGCTTTTTGGAGCTGGGCTTCACCCACTTCGGAAGCCTATGGGACCTCCTCCGGGTGGCCCCGGACCTCCTCAGGCTAGACGCGGTCCGTCCCCTCTTCTCCTTCGTGAAGAAGTACTTCCAAAACCCTAAGATGCGCCGCGTCTTCTCCTTCGAAAGCCTCCTCATCGGGGGAAACCCCCTCTCGGTCCCCGCGATTTACGCCATGATCCACTTCGTGGAGCGGAACTGGGGGGTGCACTTCGCCATGGGGGGCACAGGGGCCCTGGTGCGGGGGCTGGTGCGGAAGCTGGAGGAGCTGGGGGGAAGGATCCGCTACGAGGCTCCCGTGCGCCGCATCCTCACCCGGAAGGGGAAGGTGGTGGGGGTGGTGCTGGAAAGCGGGGAGCGGCTGGACGCCGAGGTGGTGGTCTCCAACGCCGACTACGTGCACACCTATGGAGAGCTTTTGGCCCCGGAAGACCGCTTTTGGCATGGGGACTGGCGCCTAAAGCGCACCCGGCTTTCCATGAGCCTCTTTGTGGCCTACTTCGGCTTCCGCGCCCGGGGGGACGAGGGGGAAAGACTCCGCCACCACAACGTCCTCCTCTCGGAGCGCTACGAGGGGCTTCTCAAGGACATCTTCCACCGGAAGGTCCTCCCCGAGGACTTCGCCCACTACCTCCACCTCCCCACCCTCACCGACCCCTCCCTGGCCCCTCCGGGGCACCACGCCGCCTACACCCTGGTGCCCGTGCCCCACAACGGGAGCGGCCTGGACTGGCGGGAGATCGGGCCCCGGTACCTGGAAAAGGCCCTCCGCTACCTGGACGAGGCCGGCTACCTGCCCGGGCTCATGGACCGGCTGGTCTACACCCACTTCGTCACCCCGGACTACTTCCAGTGGACCCTCAATAGCCACCTGGGGAACGCCTTCGGCCCCGAGCCCGTCCTTTGGCAGACGGCCAGCTTCCGCCCCCACAACCGCTCTGAGGACGTCCGGGGCCTCTACCTGGTGGGCCAGAGCTACCAGCCGGGGGCGGGGCTGCCCAGCGTGATGATGTCGGCCAAGATGACCGCCAGGCTCATCGCCCAAGACCTGGGCCTGGAGCGGGCCCCCAGGGCCCTCCTGGAGGCTAGGGCTTGA
- a CDS encoding cytochrome P450, translated as MTAVLDLKRALPDLRRLREDPLSTLLDWGRAHPRLRLPLPGMPLHLVFDPEGVERVLLGPDVKATFQYRELSRLTGRGLLTDWGEAYQKARKALKDPFLPKAVAAYRPALEAEAEGFFASWQPGERRDLDREMLHLSLSFLGRALWGRPLPERIAELALSALERIIERMQNPFSRLDLLAEGRFHQNKRALEEAALPLLEEPPLSALPRERALAEAKTLLVAGHETTASALTWSLFLLSHRPDWQEKVAQSEAHALAAFQEALRLYPPAWILTRKAEAPLDLGEEQVPAGTTVVLSPYVTHRLYFPDGDAFLPERFLGQRGTPSGRYFPFGLGKRLCLGRDFALLEGPVALRAFFRRFRLPPLPAPKVHAGVTLRPQGGLWVTLEGA; from the coding sequence ATGACGGCCGTCCTAGACCTTAAACGGGCCTTGCCCGACCTAAGGCGCCTCCGGGAAGACCCTTTGAGCACCCTCCTGGACTGGGGTAGGGCCCATCCCCGGCTGCGCCTGCCCCTGCCGGGCATGCCCCTACACCTGGTGTTTGACCCGGAGGGCGTGGAACGGGTCCTCCTGGGGCCGGATGTCAAGGCCACCTTCCAGTACCGGGAACTTTCCCGCCTCACGGGGCGGGGCCTGCTCACCGACTGGGGGGAGGCCTACCAAAAGGCCCGCAAGGCCCTCAAGGACCCCTTCCTGCCCAAGGCGGTGGCCGCCTACCGCCCGGCCCTCGAGGCGGAGGCCGAGGGGTTCTTCGCCTCCTGGCAGCCTGGGGAACGCCGGGACCTGGACCGGGAGATGCTGCACCTCTCCCTGAGCTTCCTGGGCCGAGCCCTTTGGGGCCGGCCCCTGCCGGAAAGGATCGCCGAGCTGGCCCTCTCCGCCCTGGAGCGGATCATCGAGCGCATGCAGAACCCCTTCTCCCGGCTGGACCTCCTGGCGGAGGGGCGCTTCCACCAAAACAAAAGGGCGCTGGAAGAAGCCGCCCTTCCCCTCCTGGAAGAGCCTCCCCTCTCCGCCCTTCCCCGGGAGCGGGCCCTGGCCGAGGCCAAAACCCTCCTGGTGGCGGGGCACGAGACCACGGCCAGCGCCCTCACCTGGAGCCTCTTCCTCCTTTCCCACCGGCCGGACTGGCAAGAGAAGGTGGCCCAAAGCGAGGCCCACGCCCTGGCCGCCTTCCAGGAGGCCTTGAGGCTCTACCCCCCCGCCTGGATCCTCACCCGCAAGGCGGAAGCCCCCCTGGACCTGGGGGAGGAACAGGTGCCCGCGGGCACCACGGTGGTCCTCTCCCCCTACGTGACCCACCGCCTCTATTTCCCCGATGGGGATGCCTTCCTGCCCGAGCGCTTCCTGGGGCAAAGGGGCACGCCTTCCGGGCGCTACTTCCCCTTCGGCCTGGGGAAGAGGCTCTGCCTGGGGCGGGACTTCGCCCTCTTGGAAGGACCCGTGGCCCTCAGGGCCTTCTTCCGCCGCTTCCGCCTTCCCCCTCTCCCCGCCCCCAAGGTGCACGCCGGGGTCACCCTGCGGCCCCAAGGGGGCCTTTGGGTTACCCTGGAGGGGGCATGA
- the fni gene encoding type 2 isopentenyl-diphosphate Delta-isomerase: MSTLERKRKHLEACLHGEVAYQRTTTGLEGFRLRYHALAGLALEEVDLTTPFLGKVLKAPFLIGAMTGGEENGERINLALAEAAEALGVGMMLGSGRIVLERPEALRSFRVRKVAPKVLLIANLGLAQLRRYGREDLLRLVEMLEADALALHVNPLQEAVQRGDTDFRGLLERLEALLPLPFPVLVKEVGHGLSREAALALRGLPLAAVDVAGAGGTSWARVEEWVRFGEVRHPELCEIGIPTAQAIREVREVLPHIPLIASGGVYTGTDAVKALALGADLVAAARPLLRPALEGPEAVAAFLADYLGEMRTALFAIGAKTPKEARGRIEPWPPK, from the coding sequence TTGAGCACGCTAGAGAGGAAGCGGAAGCACCTGGAGGCCTGCCTCCACGGGGAGGTGGCCTACCAGAGGACCACCACCGGCCTGGAGGGCTTCCGCCTCCGCTACCACGCCCTGGCGGGCTTGGCCCTAGAGGAGGTGGACCTCACCACCCCCTTCCTGGGCAAGGTCCTGAAGGCCCCCTTCCTCATCGGGGCCATGACCGGGGGGGAGGAAAACGGGGAGCGGATCAACCTGGCCCTGGCGGAGGCGGCGGAGGCCCTGGGGGTGGGGATGATGCTGGGCTCGGGGCGCATCGTCCTGGAAAGGCCCGAGGCCCTCCGGAGCTTTAGGGTGCGGAAAGTGGCCCCCAAGGTTCTCCTCATCGCCAACCTGGGCCTAGCCCAGCTTAGGCGCTACGGACGGGAGGACCTCCTCCGCCTGGTGGAGATGCTGGAGGCGGACGCCCTGGCCCTCCACGTGAACCCCTTACAGGAGGCGGTGCAGCGGGGGGACACGGACTTCCGGGGACTCCTGGAGCGCCTGGAAGCCCTCCTTCCCCTCCCCTTCCCCGTCCTGGTGAAGGAGGTAGGGCACGGGCTTTCCCGGGAAGCCGCCTTAGCCCTAAGGGGGCTTCCCCTGGCGGCGGTGGACGTGGCCGGGGCTGGGGGGACCAGCTGGGCCCGGGTGGAGGAGTGGGTGCGCTTTGGGGAGGTGCGCCATCCGGAGCTCTGCGAAATCGGCATCCCCACCGCCCAAGCCATCCGGGAGGTGCGGGAGGTCCTGCCCCATATCCCCCTCATCGCCTCCGGGGGGGTGTACACGGGAACCGATGCGGTGAAGGCCCTGGCCTTAGGGGCCGACCTGGTGGCGGCGGCCAGGCCCCTCCTCAGGCCCGCCCTCGAGGGCCCTGAGGCCGTGGCCGCCTTCCTCGCCGACTACCTGGGGGAGATGCGCACCGCCCTCTTCGCCATCGGGGCCAAGACCCCCAAGGAGGCCCGGGGGCGGATTGAGCCCTGGCCGCCTAAGTAG
- a CDS encoding glycosyltransferase: MTPPADFFFGVFLFLLLRLLALLHNLLRFPRLAPKPTPKRPTASLLVPARNEAENLRRTLPSLLGQGALEVLVLDDGSEDETAEVALNLGQGHPGFRLLQGKPLPPGWTGKNWACWQLAQEARGEVLVFTDADVLWQAGALGGLLEGLGEADLLSALPWQEARGLPVAATVPFVMGGLFSFLPHPLLEALRVANGQVLAFRREAYFASGGHQAVRGEVLEDVALARRAGRFRLALGTDLFAAAMYRGYREVVEGFGKNFLEIHLKNPAVLLGSAFYHLSLYTLPWLFGRFELGLLGLAERLLVQAALGGPLWPALLTPLAPLFLLPVYLRALLPGKRWKGRVL; this comes from the coding sequence ATGACCCCTCCTGCCGACTTCTTCTTCGGGGTCTTCCTCTTCCTCCTCCTCCGCCTCCTCGCCCTCCTCCACAACCTCCTCCGCTTCCCCCGCCTCGCCCCCAAGCCCACCCCCAAGCGGCCCACCGCCTCCCTCCTGGTGCCCGCCCGCAACGAGGCGGAAAACCTGAGGCGCACCCTCCCAAGCCTCCTGGGGCAAGGGGCCCTGGAAGTCTTGGTGCTGGACGACGGCTCGGAGGACGAAACCGCGGAGGTGGCCCTGAACCTGGGCCAGGGCCACCCCGGCTTCCGCCTCCTCCAGGGCAAGCCCCTGCCCCCAGGCTGGACCGGGAAAAACTGGGCCTGCTGGCAGCTGGCCCAGGAGGCCCGGGGGGAGGTCCTGGTCTTCACCGACGCCGACGTCCTTTGGCAGGCGGGAGCCCTGGGGGGGCTTCTGGAGGGGCTGGGGGAGGCCGACCTTCTCTCCGCCTTGCCCTGGCAGGAGGCCCGGGGGCTTCCGGTGGCGGCCACGGTGCCCTTTGTGATGGGAGGCCTCTTCTCCTTCCTGCCCCACCCCCTCCTGGAAGCCCTGAGGGTGGCCAACGGCCAGGTGCTAGCCTTCCGCCGGGAGGCCTACTTCGCCTCGGGAGGGCACCAGGCGGTGCGGGGGGAGGTGCTGGAGGACGTGGCCCTGGCCCGGCGGGCAGGGCGGTTCCGCCTGGCCCTGGGCACGGACCTCTTCGCCGCGGCGATGTACCGGGGCTACCGGGAGGTGGTGGAGGGTTTCGGGAAAAATTTCCTGGAGATCCACCTCAAGAACCCCGCGGTCCTCCTGGGAAGCGCCTTCTACCACCTCTCCCTCTACACCCTGCCCTGGCTTTTCGGGCGCTTTGAGCTGGGGCTTTTGGGCCTAGCGGAGAGGCTTCTGGTGCAGGCGGCCCTGGGGGGCCCCCTCTGGCCCGCCCTCCTCACCCCCCTGGCTCCCCTTTTCCTCCTCCCCGTGTACCTGCGGGCCCTCCTCCCGGGCAAGCGCTGGAAGGGGCGGGTCCTCTAA
- the ldrP gene encoding transcriptional regulator LdrP codes for MKRFGRKEVVFLAGDRADTLYRLQTGLVRIVELLPDGRTLTLRHVLPGDYFGEEALEGRRYRYAAEAMTEVVVEGLDPRTMSHEALHQVARNLARQMRRVQAYEAHLQTGELRARIARYLLFLADTPASHRDERGLYVTASHEEIADATASTRESVSKILSDLRREGLIDTAYRKVYLLDLKALEQEAEGFLEAA; via the coding sequence ATGAAGAGGTTTGGCCGTAAAGAGGTGGTGTTTTTGGCCGGTGACCGGGCGGACACCCTGTACCGGTTGCAGACGGGTCTGGTGCGCATCGTGGAGCTTCTGCCCGATGGGCGCACCCTCACCCTGCGCCACGTGCTGCCCGGGGATTACTTCGGCGAGGAGGCCCTGGAGGGCCGGCGCTACCGCTACGCCGCCGAGGCCATGACCGAGGTGGTGGTGGAAGGGTTGGACCCCAGAACCATGAGCCATGAGGCCCTGCACCAGGTGGCTCGGAATCTGGCCCGGCAGATGCGCCGGGTCCAGGCCTACGAAGCCCACCTGCAGACGGGGGAGCTTAGGGCCCGCATCGCCCGCTACCTTCTCTTCCTGGCCGATACTCCGGCTTCCCACCGGGATGAGCGGGGCCTGTACGTGACCGCTTCCCACGAGGAGATCGCCGACGCCACCGCTTCCACCCGGGAGTCGGTGTCCAAGATCCTCTCCGACCTGCGCCGGGAGGGTCTCATCGACACCGCTTACCGCAAGGTGTATCTTCTGGACTTGAAGGCCCTGGAGCAGGAAGCGGAGGGCTTTCTGGAAGCTGCCTAG
- a CDS encoding phytoene/squalene synthase family protein, producing the protein MEPNWKPLLDLIRRHSTTFYLGSLLFPPTERKGAWAVYTACRLGDEAVDGPEGGAASLEAWWRGVERAYEGRPKEEWEKGLAWALERWPIPLEAFRDMREGFLTDLGPVRLGTEDDLMVYCYRVAGTVGRMIAPIAGGGPEVEAKAVRLGQAMQLTNILRDVGEDLERGRVYLPTELLDRFGVALSDLREGRITPQYRALMAHLETKARDLYREGLSGLSGLKRGRAAIAMAALQYQGILDKLRLFGYDNLRHRAHLGTWERLRLLPKALLLSRNGVPATEA; encoded by the coding sequence ATGGAGCCCAATTGGAAGCCCCTCCTGGACCTTATTCGCCGCCATTCCACCACCTTTTACCTGGGAAGCCTCCTCTTCCCTCCCACCGAGCGCAAGGGAGCCTGGGCGGTCTACACCGCCTGCCGGCTTGGGGATGAGGCGGTGGATGGGCCGGAGGGTGGGGCGGCTAGCCTGGAAGCCTGGTGGCGGGGGGTGGAAAGGGCCTATGAAGGAAGGCCTAAGGAGGAGTGGGAAAAGGGCCTGGCCTGGGCCCTGGAGCGCTGGCCCATCCCCCTCGAGGCCTTCCGGGACATGCGGGAGGGCTTCCTCACCGACCTGGGTCCCGTACGCCTTGGCACGGAAGACGACCTCATGGTCTACTGCTACCGGGTGGCGGGGACGGTGGGCCGGATGATCGCCCCCATCGCAGGGGGTGGCCCGGAGGTGGAGGCCAAGGCCGTGCGCCTAGGGCAGGCCATGCAGCTCACCAACATCCTGCGGGACGTGGGGGAGGACCTGGAGCGGGGCCGGGTGTACCTGCCCACGGAACTCCTGGACCGCTTTGGCGTAGCCCTCTCGGACCTGCGCGAGGGGCGCATCACCCCCCAGTACCGGGCCCTCATGGCCCACCTGGAGACCAAGGCTCGAGACCTTTACCGCGAGGGCCTTTCCGGACTCTCCGGGCTTAAGCGGGGCCGCGCCGCCATCGCCATGGCCGCCCTCCAGTACCAAGGCATCCTGGACAAGCTCCGCCTCTTCGGCTACGACAACCTGCGCCACCGGGCCCATCTGGGAACCTGGGAACGGCTCCGGCTTCTTCCCAAAGCCCTCCTCCTCTCGCGAAACGGGGTACCGGCTACGGAAGCCTAG
- the phr gene encoding deoxyribodipyrimidine photo-lyase has product MFLVWHRADLRLADHPALWEALRSGPLVGLVVLDPNNLAAASPRRRAWFLENVRTLREAYRKRGGSLWVRQGLPWEEVPKAARALRAKAVYALKSYTPYGRLRDERVREALPIPLHLLPAPHLVPPDLPRAYRVYTPFSRNLQGVDPPLPAPEALPRAPEEGEVPEEAADIPLPEPGEEAAWARLRAFLGAKLPRYPQERDRLDGEGGSRLSPYFTLGVLSPRQAAWEALRQGGEGARKWVSELLWRDFSYHLLYHFPWMRERALDARYEALPWQEDEELFLAWYLGKTGVPLVDAAMRELHATGFLSNRARMAVAQFAVKYLLLPWQKAEARFRDLLLDGDTPQNLQGWQWAGGLGVDAAPYFRVFNLVEQGRRHDPEGAWLRRWAPEYPSYEPKDPIVDLGEARRRYLGLAQRLVRG; this is encoded by the coding sequence ATGTTTCTGGTCTGGCACCGGGCAGACCTCCGGCTAGCCGACCACCCAGCCCTCTGGGAAGCCCTCCGTTCGGGACCCCTCGTGGGACTCGTGGTCTTGGATCCCAACAACCTGGCCGCCGCCTCTCCCAGGCGCAGGGCCTGGTTTCTGGAAAACGTGCGGACCCTGCGGGAGGCCTACCGGAAACGGGGAGGAAGCCTCTGGGTGCGGCAGGGCCTTCCCTGGGAGGAAGTGCCTAAGGCGGCGAGGGCGCTTAGGGCCAAAGCCGTCTACGCCCTGAAGAGCTACACCCCTTACGGGCGCCTCCGGGACGAGCGAGTGCGGGAAGCCCTCCCCATTCCCCTCCACCTCCTCCCCGCCCCCCATCTCGTCCCTCCCGACCTGCCCCGGGCCTACCGGGTCTACACCCCCTTCAGCCGGAACCTTCAAGGGGTCGACCCGCCCCTGCCCGCCCCCGAGGCCCTGCCCCGGGCCCCTGAGGAGGGGGAGGTGCCGGAAGAGGCCGCCGACATCCCCCTGCCCGAGCCGGGGGAGGAGGCGGCCTGGGCCAGGCTACGGGCCTTCCTGGGGGCGAAGCTCCCCCGCTACCCCCAGGAGCGGGACCGGCTGGACGGGGAGGGGGGCTCGCGGCTTTCCCCCTACTTCACCCTGGGGGTCCTCTCCCCCCGCCAGGCGGCTTGGGAGGCCCTGAGGCAAGGGGGCGAGGGGGCGAGGAAGTGGGTCAGTGAGCTCCTGTGGCGGGACTTCTCCTACCACCTCCTCTACCACTTTCCCTGGATGCGGGAAAGGGCCCTGGACGCGCGCTATGAGGCCCTGCCCTGGCAGGAGGACGAGGAGCTCTTCCTGGCCTGGTACCTGGGCAAGACGGGCGTACCCCTGGTGGACGCGGCCATGCGGGAGCTCCACGCCACCGGCTTCCTCTCCAACCGGGCGCGGATGGCGGTGGCCCAGTTCGCGGTGAAGTACCTCCTCCTCCCCTGGCAGAAGGCGGAGGCCCGCTTCAGGGACCTGCTCCTGGACGGGGATACCCCCCAGAACCTCCAGGGCTGGCAGTGGGCGGGGGGCCTGGGGGTGGACGCCGCCCCCTACTTCCGGGTCTTTAACCTGGTGGAGCAAGGCCGGCGGCACGACCCCGAAGGAGCCTGGCTCCGGCGCTGGGCCCCCGAGTACCCCTCCTACGAGCCCAAGGACCCCATAGTGGACCTCGGGGAGGCCCGCAGGCGCTACCTGGGGCTGGCCCAGAGGCTGGTCCGAGGGTAG
- a CDS encoding lycopene cyclase domain-containing protein, whose translation MTYLGFHLVFLLPPLLLLLLWARPRAPRLWAYLLMPLIAFLYTTPWDNYLVWKGVWGYPEGRVLLRIGYVPLEEYLFFLLQPLLTGALLLRLGGEPPSPGPGLARVVGGGLWLLLTALGVMLLALGGPYLYLGLILAYFTPVFVLQWAFGGDLLWAWRKPLLLGVLLPTLYLWFADFWAITREGIWWISEAYTLGVKAFGLPVEEMAFFLFTNLAVVQGLLLAWHPEALRRLR comes from the coding sequence ATGACCTACCTGGGGTTCCACCTGGTCTTCCTCCTGCCCCCCCTCCTCCTGCTCCTCCTCTGGGCCCGGCCCAGGGCCCCAAGGCTTTGGGCCTACCTCCTCATGCCCCTCATCGCCTTTCTCTACACCACCCCCTGGGACAACTACCTGGTCTGGAAGGGGGTCTGGGGCTACCCCGAGGGGCGGGTGCTCCTCCGCATCGGGTACGTGCCCTTGGAGGAGTACCTCTTCTTCCTCCTCCAGCCCCTTCTCACCGGAGCCCTCCTCCTCCGCCTGGGGGGGGAGCCCCCAAGCCCCGGCCCGGGCCTTGCCCGGGTGGTGGGGGGTGGGCTCTGGCTCCTCCTAACCGCCTTGGGCGTGATGCTCCTGGCTCTCGGGGGGCCCTACCTCTACCTGGGCCTCATCCTGGCCTACTTCACCCCGGTCTTCGTCCTCCAGTGGGCCTTCGGGGGGGACCTGCTTTGGGCCTGGCGGAAGCCCCTCCTCCTGGGGGTCCTCCTCCCCACCCTCTACCTCTGGTTCGCCGACTTCTGGGCCATCACCCGGGAGGGGATCTGGTGGATCTCCGAGGCCTACACCCTGGGGGTGAAGGCCTTCGGCCTACCCGTGGAGGAGATGGCCTTCTTCCTCTTCACCAACCTGGCGGTGGTGCAGGGCCTCCTCCTGGCCTGGCACCCCGAGGCCCTGAGGCGCCTGCGATGA
- the carH gene encoding HTH-type transcriptional repressor CarH → MTRPGVYSIGEVEAMTGLSAEVLRQWERRYGFPKPERTPGGHRLYREEDVQALKVIRRWLDEGASPQVAIRRYLAQEARPEELPRELLSALMEADLPRAETLFRRGVKLLGPEGALRGLLVPVLKEVGEGWHRGEVSVAQEHLATQFLRSRLQELLDLAGYPRGAPILVTTPPGERHELGAMLAAYYLRRRGFPALYLGPDTPLPDLEGLARELGAQAVVLSVLLPETLKALPEGSLKGLAPRVFLGGQGVDAETAHRLGAVYAPDLEALLKALEEGA, encoded by the coding sequence ATGACCCGGCCTGGGGTGTACAGCATCGGCGAGGTGGAGGCCATGACCGGCCTTTCCGCGGAGGTCCTTAGGCAGTGGGAGAGGCGCTACGGCTTCCCCAAGCCGGAAAGAACGCCGGGTGGGCACCGCCTTTACCGGGAGGAGGACGTGCAGGCCCTCAAGGTCATCCGCCGCTGGCTGGACGAAGGGGCCAGTCCCCAGGTGGCTATCCGCCGCTACCTAGCCCAGGAGGCCCGGCCAGAGGAGCTTCCTCGGGAGCTCCTTTCCGCCCTCATGGAGGCGGATCTTCCCCGGGCCGAGACCCTTTTCCGCCGGGGGGTCAAGCTCTTGGGGCCGGAAGGGGCCTTGAGGGGGCTTTTGGTGCCCGTACTTAAGGAGGTGGGGGAGGGTTGGCACCGGGGAGAGGTGAGCGTGGCCCAGGAACACCTGGCGACCCAGTTCCTGCGTTCCCGCTTGCAGGAGCTCCTGGACCTGGCGGGTTACCCCCGGGGGGCTCCCATCCTGGTGACCACCCCCCCTGGGGAACGGCACGAGCTCGGGGCCATGCTGGCCGCTTACTATCTAAGGCGGCGAGGATTTCCGGCCCTGTACCTGGGGCCTGACACCCCCCTCCCGGACCTGGAGGGCCTCGCCCGGGAGCTGGGGGCCCAGGCGGTGGTGCTTTCCGTTCTGCTCCCAGAAACCCTCAAAGCCCTTCCTGAGGGCTCCCTGAAGGGCCTTGCTCCCAGGGTCTTCCTGGGCGGTCAGGGAGTGGATGCGGAGACGGCCCATCGTCTTGGGGCGGTCTATGCGCCGGATCTGGAGGCCTTGCTCAAGGCACTGGAGGAGGGAGCATGA